Proteins encoded together in one Deltaproteobacteria bacterium window:
- a CDS encoding PAS domain S-box protein → MKLKTQFMITMLLFGFILIVLTGSAIKTNIETKKAGLQEKIAAKIARGANELSYLSNDYLIYREDQQLKRWQSGFASFSEQVSGLRASLPEQQALIANIRTNQRRLKEVFDSVASASVSLPRNPDTALTQTLFQISWSRMAIQCQGLVSDATRLSHLFRQKRDHLTDTRTLLIYIMVGLFGLFLLAGYLLTYQRILKSIAKLGAGAAVIGSGNLDFIFEEKKNDEIGGLSRAFNRMTTDLKAITASKADLEREVAERKQAEEALRQQREWLRVTLTSIGDAVMTTDASGRITFLNPVAQALTGWTSEEAVGQPIKTVFRIINEKTNQPAEDIVKQVLREGLVVTLANHTALINREGQVLPIEDSAAPILDANGDVIGVVLVFHDVTEKRRAQVALAESEKRYRTLFETMSEGFALHEIICDETGRPCDYRFLQANPAFERMTGLKAGDLLGRTLYEVLPQAEGLWVERYGSVALTGQPAHFDQWSKALGRHFEVSAFQTEKGSFGVVFIDVTERKQAEEALKASRLAALNLMEDAVEARQKAEKISSELEERVQKRTAELSNAVYKLQKEILQRRRLEETLRESEKQVRFFASQCLTAQETERRRVAGELHDGIAASLAAIKHNLERTKAEMEQGLAKTESLQGLVATVQQTIVETRRIMADLRPAILDDLGLIAAMNWFCREYQKTYCHITVDCQIGLSEGDLPDSLKTPVFRISQEALNNITKHSQANRVCLSLRNEEDRIQLIIQDNGRGFDPKEVIKGFGLSTMKERAELSGGVFAIDSRPGKETVIRASWPLR, encoded by the coding sequence ATGAAACTTAAAACGCAATTCATGATAACCATGCTCCTTTTCGGTTTTATCCTGATCGTCTTAACGGGATCGGCCATTAAAACCAATATCGAGACAAAGAAAGCCGGCCTGCAGGAAAAAATAGCCGCAAAGATAGCCCGGGGCGCAAACGAGTTAAGTTACTTGTCCAACGATTACCTGATCTACCGCGAAGACCAACAACTGAAGCGATGGCAGTCCGGATTTGCCTCCTTTTCCGAACAGGTGTCCGGTTTGCGTGCCTCCCTACCCGAGCAACAGGCGCTCATCGCCAATATTCGGACCAATCAAAGGCGGTTGAAGGAGGTATTCGACAGTGTGGCCTCTGCTTCGGTAAGCCTGCCCCGGAATCCGGATACCGCTCTCACCCAGACCCTATTTCAGATTTCCTGGAGCCGCATGGCGATCCAATGCCAGGGACTGGTATCGGATGCTACCCGCTTGTCGCACCTGTTCCGTCAAAAGAGGGACCATCTCACTGATACCAGAACCCTGTTAATTTATATCATGGTGGGTTTGTTTGGGTTGTTTCTATTGGCCGGCTATTTGCTCACTTACCAACGGATCCTGAAATCGATAGCCAAGCTCGGGGCCGGTGCGGCGGTTATCGGCTCCGGGAACCTTGATTTTATTTTCGAAGAAAAGAAAAATGATGAAATCGGCGGGTTATCCCGGGCCTTCAACCGCATGACCACCGACTTGAAGGCCATAACCGCCTCCAAAGCGGACTTAGAGAGGGAGGTGGCCGAGCGCAAGCAGGCCGAGGAGGCGTTGCGCCAACAGCGCGAATGGCTCCGGGTCACCCTGACGAGCATCGGCGACGCCGTGATGACTACGGACGCCTCCGGCCGGATCACCTTCCTCAACCCCGTTGCCCAAGCCCTGACCGGGTGGACGTCGGAGGAAGCCGTGGGACAGCCGATTAAGACCGTCTTCCGGATCATCAACGAAAAGACCAACCAGCCGGCCGAAGATATCGTCAAACAGGTGCTTCGGGAAGGGTTAGTAGTTACCCTGGCCAACCATACGGCCCTGATCAACCGGGAGGGACAAGTGCTCCCCATCGAGGACAGTGCCGCGCCGATTCTGGATGCTAACGGGGATGTGATAGGTGTCGTCCTCGTTTTCCATGATGTCACCGAAAAACGCCGGGCCCAGGTTGCCCTGGCTGAGAGCGAAAAGCGCTACCGGACCCTCTTCGAGACCATGAGCGAAGGCTTCGCCCTCCATGAAATCATCTGTGATGAGACGGGCCGGCCCTGCGACTACCGGTTTTTGCAGGCAAACCCGGCCTTCGAGCGTATGACCGGGCTCAAGGCCGGGGATCTCCTGGGGCGAACACTCTATGAGGTCTTGCCCCAAGCGGAGGGCCTCTGGGTGGAGCGGTATGGATCGGTGGCCCTGACCGGTCAACCCGCCCACTTCGACCAATGGAGTAAGGCCCTGGGCCGGCATTTTGAGGTCAGCGCCTTTCAGACCGAGAAAGGATCTTTCGGCGTGGTCTTCATCGACGTCACGGAGCGTAAGCAGGCAGAAGAAGCCTTGAAAGCTTCCCGGCTGGCGGCTCTCAATCTCATGGAAGATGCCGTCGAGGCCCGGCAAAAGGCCGAAAAAATCAGCTCCGAGCTGGAGGAGCGGGTTCAGAAACGAACAGCGGAATTATCAAACGCCGTCTACAAACTACAGAAAGAGATTCTCCAGCGCCGGCGGCTGGAAGAGACACTCCGCGAATCGGAGAAACAGGTGCGATTTTTCGCCTCTCAGTGTCTGACGGCCCAGGAGACGGAAAGAAGAAGGGTGGCCGGAGAGCTTCACGACGGCATTGCCGCTTCCCTGGCTGCTATCAAGCATAACCTTGAAAGGACCAAGGCCGAGATGGAGCAGGGCCTTGCAAAAACCGAATCCTTGCAAGGTCTGGTCGCCACGGTTCAACAGACCATCGTGGAAACCCGAAGGATCATGGCCGATTTACGCCCCGCCATTCTGGATGATTTGGGCCTTATCGCCGCCATGAATTGGTTCTGCCGGGAATATCAAAAAACCTATTGCCATATTACGGTCGATTGCCAAATCGGTTTATCGGAAGGGGACCTGCCCGATTCTCTGAAAACCCCGGTCTTTCGCATTTCCCAGGAAGCTTTGAATAATATCACCAAACACAGTCAGGCAAACCGGGTCTGTCTCTCTCTACGAAATGAGGAGGACAGAATACAATTGATTATTCAAGATAACGGCCGGGGATTCGATCCGAAGGAAGTCATCAAAGGATTCGGTCTATCCACCATGAAGGAACGGGCCGAGCTTTCGGGCGGGGTTTTTGCCATCGATTCCAGACCAGGAAAAGAGACGGTTATTCGGGCATCCTGGCCTTTGAGGTAG